A genomic window from Streptomyces mirabilis includes:
- a CDS encoding ArsR/SmtB family transcription factor — protein sequence MTAQSRESTARGGRATVDSRQPTAAASHRTPPVHTPPGDVPLEAALLALADPVRQTLVRELAGAADWERSCGSFDVPVTKATLSRHFAVLREAGLLEQRDAGPKRLNRLRRAEFDERFPGLLALVLRTEDTKDTKDTKDKA from the coding sequence ATGACGGCACAGAGCCGAGAGTCGACGGCACGGGGCGGGCGGGCGACCGTGGACAGCCGACAGCCGACGGCAGCCGCGAGTCACCGGACGCCGCCGGTCCACACTCCCCCGGGCGACGTACCGCTGGAGGCGGCGCTGCTCGCCCTCGCCGACCCGGTCCGCCAGACCCTGGTAAGGGAGTTGGCCGGGGCCGCCGACTGGGAACGGTCGTGCGGCAGCTTCGACGTGCCGGTCACCAAAGCGACCCTCAGCCGCCACTTCGCCGTACTGCGCGAGGCCGGCCTCCTGGAGCAGCGCGACGCCGGACCCAAGAGGCTCAACCGGCTGCGCCGCGCCGAGTTCGACGAGCGCTTCCCCGGCCTCCTCGCCCTGGTCCTGCGTACCGAGGACACCAAGGACACCAAGGACACCAAGGACAAGGCCTGA